One genomic window of candidate division WOR-3 bacterium includes the following:
- a CDS encoding YHS domain-containing protein, giving the protein MALAQSAEKLVDPVCGMTVTEETAAATHDYQGKTYYFCNKACKESFAKDPQKYLAQ; this is encoded by the coding sequence ATGGCATTGGCACAGAGCGCAGAGAAGCTGGTTGACCCGGTCTGCGGCATGACCGTGACCGAAGAGACCGCGGCCGCAACCCACGACTATCAGGGCAAGACCTACTACTTCTGCAACAAGGCCTGCAAAGAGAGCTTCGCCAAAGACCCGCAGAAGTACCTGGCTCAGTAG